In Plasmodium coatneyi strain Hackeri chromosome 8, complete sequence, the genomic stretch cactttttcttttttatatgtaaaatattgCACACATTATTATAGTTCATAATTTGAAGGTAAGCAGCAGCAtgacattccacacacacacatacaatGTTAttcacatgtacatatggatgtgcacatgtacaagattcctttttttttgggcacatttgcataatgtttgcacaatttgcatAATTATTCTTAAGGGGGGGGGTAATGTATTTATAACATTGCAGATCATGGTAGTTGATGGTGAGGGGAGTGTCCGGAAGGGGATGGGGAACATTACATTACGATGATAACTGATATGCCTCTACTGTCCTCGTTGATGTTGTTGCTATTTCCCAACTTtatgttcctcttcttctcctgGTGCTCATAGATGATGTTCGTGTAGTAGTAGTGTATGGAACAGAATACATTGTAGAATGATCTTCTGTCATAGAATCTCCTGTTGTTGAAGAGTCGAATGTAGAGTCTGTTGTTGTTATGGAAGCATTTTCCGTGAGGGTATTAAAATGACGATGAagtgatcttttttttttattgctcCTGTTCTTTCCTCCAAATGAGTTACCAAAGGTGTGATTACCAAacaaagaaggtaaaagattgtACTACGAAGAATAATGAAGATGTAGGGGGGAGGAAAGTaaggaatatgtattatatacacatatacaccttatatatatatgttgtatatatatatatgtatgtatacatatatatatagcacatatgtgtatatagaCACAGTGataataattatgtactttatataaaaagaatgcagcAAGTCCTGGTAATCCTAGCAATGTGAcaagtccaccagacacagcagcaggaacaACGGCACTGCTAGCAGAACTACCACTACCAGCATCACTAAAGGAACCTGATGATccagcttgatttggattCGGCTTTGGTTTAGGTTTTGGTGGTGGTTTGCATGTTAGTTCTGATAATTTCCCTGGATCACAGTAATCTCCACCTTCCCCCGTTCCTGCATTGAACTTGTTACAATATTGCCCGCGactattcttcccttttcctatTGCGCAATCCTGTTCTACAGCTTTACATGCTTTTTTAATGGCATCTAAATGTTGTTTATATTCCTTAGAGCAAGATTTAACGGGTGGTTCCAGTTGTTCCTTTAATTCCATATAATCTTGTTCGTagtcatattttatttttgcatgttTAAAAAGGTCTTTGTCAATTTCATTGTCCTTGTATATAAATGCACAACCGTTCTTCCCCTCACCCAAAACACTTTTAAGTTGTTCATAGATTGTTTTCATAACACTTAAAGGTGATTCACCGACATTTAATTTGTTAATTAATGTATCACCcagccaataatagaagaaatggCACGGCTGACTGTAGGGGTTGCTCGTCGTTCCCATGTTGGATGCATAGCAGTGTGCTTTTGCAAATTTCTCAGCATAACTTTTAACACTTGGATACCCCTGTAGCGCAGTCTCTAATGCACTTTTCACGTGTCCATAGGAACCATCTAAAACACAATAATCTGCGCTTCCACCGAATTCACGATATGCTTTTTTTGAGAGTAGTTGACTCAAATCTCCTTCCtgcaaataaaattttagtggaatacatgaatatatataaatagatATTTCGATGTGTATTTCCTTACACTTTTACATTTGCATTACACACTACACACCACACACCACACACCACACACCACACACCACACACCACACACCACACACCACACACCACACACCACACACCACACACCACACACCACACACCACACACCACACACTACACACAGGAAGAGGGtactattatatatgtgtgtatataatatatgctcatatatacatattgaGCATAGCAACTGACAGTGAGTGTTTCTTCCGCCGATCCTGTGAccattgtgcatatatattctttgtATATGTAGCAAATTTATATTCAAAAATGTTCTCTATTTATACATTCGtacagaataaatatataaatattttcgtCTGTTCATAATGATTAAGAATAAACAGGTGTATGATTGTTTCACTTGGTTTATAAGTATAAAcaggaatatataaaaaaaaaaaaccttcttctcaatattatatatgttgttCATTCGGTATGCAactataatatattttacacattcATGTATAACACGTCatcacatgtacacataactAACATGGAAGTATGAACAAGTTGGAGTAAGAAATTGcaaagtaaagaaaaggaaaatttcaagCCCCCCCCCcttatctatttttttttattcatttatggtattatattatgtgtgACTAGTCAGCATaccatattattattatttatatatacttccattattacatgtacataGAGAGgagtgcaaattttttctcgacgagaaaaaatattactgCATATTATATTAATTCATACTTTACTGTTTGTTTAAAGTGTTACTAAGAACTGTTAACAAATGCAATACACTTCGTATGCACTGTTCGCTCTCCTATCACCTtccaaatgtgtatattcatcaACATGTAGTGTAGGAAAGAAATTTGTAaataaaataggaaggaagataTAATACGGAAGGAATTTATGAAGTATGTGTTAAAAGAAAGGGAGAGAATATCCTCTTAACAATACGTTCCGGAGTGTACATCcttctccctttcttttcttcttgtttttcttttcttttctttttcttttttttcttgtttttctttttttctgttaaggATACTACCAAAAATTCTCTTATATGGAGTGTGCATATTCTGTCATTGGAGCTCCCTTTTGACCttctttaatttatattacaCTTTGCATATTAATctatccttttctttttattcgttTTCCTGCCTGATTTAAATTTTAGGAAACTTTCCGGGGATGGAAGAAAAGTACCTAtatgtttccattttgatgaATACACAAGTTGTGTACAGGAAGGTTCAAGCATAAGAGTAGGGTTAAGAAAATTCAAGGGAGGGTTCAAAATAGTTTTAACACTCCTGAGCCTCATATTCATTCTACAGCTTTTTTGTTCTACATTTTCGAATTTTGCACGGTTGAAGGTGGTTTAGGTATTTTAGGATAGCTCTTTACTTCATTGTTAACATGTTCGAATGTTCCCTAACATATTCAGAATATTGAACGATACTTAATTATGCTCATGCATCATTTTTCCATAGAATTTACTGCTGATTTattatgtccatttttattcctgCGCATAGAAACTATGTAGTCGCATAATATGATACAGGTTTATACACAGAAGGAAGTTCATTAGGAAGAAGAGTACTTTTTATAGGGAGAATAACAAATTTGAGCACACATTACTATGTGTAACCCCCAGTCCACCAACACCACCGCCCCCTTCCTACATGTGTTCAGAACAGAACAGCGTTcctttctatatatttttcccctgttaATTCATCTATTTTATGCTGGTGACCTATTCACCAGGTGTATACACACTTTTCCCTATATacataccttatataaaaaatttcgaatTCATCCCCAATTATGTCGTCTACAACGACAGTCATATCGACCCTATAGGTGTTACCACAGCATGCTGCCCCATGTGTCGTGAACACAGAGATGAATGTATGCATAGTGAAAAAACGCTTTTTTAACTGAACTAAAGTAAAAACGACATCGTACATATGTAGACTTCCGCTCCCCTGCCCTCCTAAGAGTGGCATGTGTTGGGTCCAGCATACAACCCAAGAGTGTAGCCTATACTCCTATTCCCCATTTGCACTTTCCCCTGAGCTTGGCATTCCACTCTCGCTGATTAGTTGTATGAAggtttcacattttaacttccattttttttttttttttggcacttTTGGGTGGGGTCATATCATAAGGTTAGGATGGAGGACCCGAATAGGGATAACCCCAACGGGGATGACTCCATTGGCGGGGTCTTCCCCACCGGTGGGGTGTTAACCCCGGAGAGGATAGTATAGACAAACCTGCATACTAAAGTTTCCATGACCATGTATTATGTGCAGAGGGGATACATAAATACTATGGTGACCACAGTTATGTACTATGTGTGTAGAGGTTGTGTACATAGGGGcctaaaaggggggggggggggtaCCCCATACACAGCACAGAGTACTCTCCAACTGCACATTATGAATTCGTGCAGGTGCCACGTCGCCCACGatacacgtatatataattctaTAAACCACATAAATCATTCTGTCAGCACAGTTCTAAAAACCTTGAGTGTGAGATACAATTGCGAACTAGGATGCTATACTgtacaaaaagaaggatcaTGGCATGGTTCAACATATCATACAATTTGAGTGCCCTTTTGTCTTGCTTCCAATAAGGGACGTGGCGGATGGTCTATACATGTATAAGCTGAATTGAACATTTCAGTacacaatgaaaaaaaaaagggaacatgTAAATGGAACATATGTGGGTAAAGGTTAACGTGAACATTTATCACGCTTATAATTCTTAGTATGTATCATGGAGAGTGTTGATGCTAATTCTTTGGCAACAATGGTGGTGTGTTCttgaggaatgtgtgtgaAATGGGAGGAGAAAACATGAGTGTGTGTGATAAAGGAATTGTCTATTTATATCATATATTACAAAACGTCTAAGAAACGAAGGCGGTGTGGTGTTATAGTTCACACTTTATATTATGCTCACATTTGAGAAAAGATAAGCATCCTTAGGTGtgtccccatttttgaaCAATTCCCGTATTTgtcaaatttaataaatccTGTTTTGCAAACATTCGACCAGGAggtttgtttttatttttttatgtttcttAGATAATACTTATAAGATGTAATATTCATACTATTACATGACTTTGCAGACCTATAATGCATGATTAAATAATACAGATATAAGTTtccgtttaattttttgatccttgaaaattttattagaTTACgcgttctctttttttttgtaagttcatatgcatacatactaTTAAATTTTGCATAGGAACCATGTTTTTTTGTGACATTACAACAATTGAACATAATATTTGTTTAATTCATCACCACAccactcttcttttttaagaggactttttttttcttctaacatttttctttttcatttgaaAGTTAAagtgtccaaaaaaaaaaaaaaataaccccccacaaaatgtacatcttcaaaaaaaaacatatgtgcCAATCGGAagattataatttttaatccaCACAGTGAAGATCTTAAAAttagtataaaaaaaaaaaaaaaagtaatacacaataaaatgatCAACACTAATCAacataaaaacaaacaacaaaaaaaaaagaataaaggtgaatgaattaGTGGGGGGAGGTGTgaaatttcgcatttagcgAGGGTGTAGGATTTAGCATTTAGGGTAAtaatgtaggatttcgcacttaaGGATGTAAGattttagggtataagaacagCAATGTtgcctggtatttagctgtttttgAGTATGAGAACAACAgtgtggcctggtgtttagctgttttaggttgtaagaacaaaaatatggcCTGGTGGTTCAGCTGTTTTAGGATGTAGGAACAACTATATGGTCTGGTGTTTAGCTGTTAAGGGTTAAAGTAGTTTAAAGTTATAAGAATTAGGGTGTAagtgtccaaaaaaaaaaaaataacaccgcgcaaaatgtacatgttaaaaaaagaacaaatgtgCTAACTAaaatctcctttttttaatctatACAGggaagagttaaaaaaaggagcaccaagaaaaataaataatgcaCAATAAAATGATCAACACTAAtcaacatgaaaaaaatataataataaaaaaaaaaaaaaaaacaggtggGTCACACAAAATGTCACTCCTGCGAGGTGTATACACACTCGCGCTATTATGGATACCCCCCTGTGTCAGTAACAAATGGATGCATATTTCCCcgcgaaaaggggaataatgTACATTCCATTCCTCATACAGAGAATCACCTCCTATATGCTAACCACATCAAACGCGTTGCTCCCCTTCGACGACTgcgttcttccccctttgacATGTGCTGCCCACTTTTGACGACGGCGGAAGACCCCTCATCCAATCTACGATTTTTTTCGAAACTTCCTCATTCCCGGGCTCCTGAACGACGGTATGCTCCATATCCTCCAGTGTGTGCATTTCCTTATTGTTTACATCGAGTCGATCATAGAACGACAGGGATCCGTCCTAGCAGCATAAAATGTCCTCCTTAGAATGAATAATCAACACAGGGATATCTTTAGGCATGTGTTTTATGTCATTGTCCAAATTATCGATTGTTCTTAAAAGCTCATAGCCAAATCTGCATGTGATTCCCCCTTTAGATCGATTTTTATCATACtcaataaaatatttaacaTACGGATACTTCTTATATAGATATTTGTTAATAAGTCTAACCGTTGGAAACCAATCAGCAATGCACTTGGACAATGGAAAATAAACGTGCTGAAATAGGAACGAATTTCTCGATGGTAGTTTTTTAACAGTTATCATAGGAGAGATGGAAATGCACCCGCTGATGTGTAGTCCCGTACCTTCTCTTCTATTTGACGATTTTCCCAACATTTGTAGCATCCTTAAAGCAACGTTTCCTCCCATAGATATACCTACTAGGTAAGTGGGAAGAGCCGTCCTCTCACATATCTTATCATCTGGAAATGGAGAACTACCACCCATATCATAACCATTTGAGCCATTTATGCTATCCTGAATGTTCCTAATATACTGCATTACATCATAAGCGAAATCATCAAACTCTTTTACGTTACCTTTTAAATTGTCCCACCCGTCGGACAGTCCATGACCTTGTAAATCTAATCCAAAAACGGaatatccatttttattaaaatattctaCCCAGCTATCTTCATAAAGGTAGTaattattttcatccttcaCTATAACGTTATCGTCGCTTACTACCTCTACATTGGGTCTTAAAAAGTTTAGCCTCGCATGACACTTAATTCCTtgaattaaaattataattccTACCGCATTCCTTACTAACCATCCGTATGATCGTAATAACAACCCATCTTTGTTAAAAAGTGAATCACGCTTTCGTGTTCCATCAAGCCGAGTGGCCCCTCTCaagcatatttttccatcGCGCGATTCTTTTTTGGCcattatattaaataaaaaaaaaaagaaaaaggaataaaaaaaaaataaaggtaaATGAATCAGTGCGGaggtgtgtaggatttcgcattttagggtgtgtgtgtatgtaggatttcgcattttagagGGTGTGTgcataggatttcgcatttaagggtgTCTATGTAAGATTTCACACTTGGGCTTGTgtagtagtaattactgttgcgagaacaaacatttcgcacctctattaaaaaaatattttttcccttttttttttttttttttttagtacttTGGTATGCTTCGTAAGActagaaaacgttacagaagagcttatCAAGTGCGTggtccctccttagaacagcagattgttgaccatgtggaccAGGATGGCCCACgtgaatattacattgtgaaggaacgcaaaccccgttctacgcctaaaaaaaggaggaaaaaacggggcGTTCATCGCTGTGCTGGTCGTCGTCatggtgtacgtcgccgcatgattattgatattcatttagaagtcttagacgaatgtcaaaaaggggacctgcattcgacgaaggaagactgttttgaaattttggttcaagaatttatgggatgCGAATTTATGAAGGAATACTTTGTTTCTATGGAaagtgttcctaaggaaggtgttcctatggaacaggttccatgttcagattccgggtttagggagggaagactttcttcctaaggaggaGGTTCCATGTTTAGATTCTGGGTTTACGGAGGAAGAGTTTCTTcccaaggaagaagttcttaaggaaagtgttcctgaggaagatgttcctagaGAAGCGGTTCAAAGTTCAAGTTCAACTTCAGGTTCAGGTTCCgcctttagggtttaggggttaggatttagggtttagggtttagggtttagggttcaggatttttttaaggttcaggatttttttaaggttcaggatttagggtttagggttcaggattttgggttcaggatttcgggtttagggttgagactttagggtttaggtttgagactttagggtttagggttgagactttagggtttagggttgagactttagggtttagggttttctggtcagggttcagggtttaccGTTCAGGGATTACGGTTGAGGGTTTACGGTTGAGGGTTTACGTTtcagggttcatggttttatttaggttttagggtttaggctttaggcttcaggatttagggtttaggatttagggtctAGTGTGTGGGTTTAcagttcaggatttaggattcagggtttcgGGTTCCGTGTACAGAATGTTAATGTAACCTTCAGGTTGTGTTAGTAAGGTTAGGGGTAAGGGGTGTAGGATTCGTGTTAAATTTTTGTGTGCGCTGTATATACTGCAAAATGTTTGATAAGTATGTAATAGTTATAGTAAATATAGCAGTAGAAATGCGTTGTGGGAGATAGTGATATTTCAgaataattttgaaaattgaaCTACCACGGAAACATTTTTGCCGGAATAACAGTAGAATACCTGTACATTTTCTCTTTAATTAACAGCCTAGTGTCTTTTCGTTCATTATAATTCTGCTCTCTAGCTGgtccatgtatatatatatttgcttcTATTCTATGGTATTATGACtttatttaataatttgCTTGTGAAAGGATGAAACCCTTGAGGGTGGTATTTCTATTCctatgttcttccttttttttgatataACTGATAATTCGCACATATGGCGAATTCCCCCTCATGGAATATAAGGTGGCAGAAGAAAGTATAAAGTAAACATAGACATGTTGGAATTTTGCActtaagaggaaaaaatttatttatttacccCTTTTCTGAAAATATGATCTTGCAACctataaagaaaaggaaccaTGTCGTCCCAGGAAAATGTCTGTAGTTAAATTTTAGCTGCCttaatacttttttcctatttgaTATAAGTGCATTATTAcgtattcttccttctccttctttttttttaaagatttGTTCTATAATAAAACTTTTTTGACATgcattagaaaaaaattattttcggggtaaatttatatatttgtattttaataataattaacatgtacaaaaattgtTGTACATACTCATAATTATGTATTCTAtgaacataatatatatttatttatacagtatatatgcgcatatataaTTACCTAAGTCCTCCCTCCTTTCCGTCTCTTCGTTTTTCATTAGTTTAACATTTCtctatattaaaaaaactgTAGTGTTTTAATCCGTTGAATGAATGActctacatacatatacaaaggaaggaacaatttaaattatttaactAAACAATTTCTATATCTCGGAGCTTCTAAACCACAGAATACGCAGACTTGCAGACTGCAGAGAAAGAGAATgctttttcgctttttatattttaccttGATCCATCTTtcttaaagggaaaaaaagggggagagagAACATtataaagaaagaattatttttccaataggggaaattttatttaaaagaagTTTTCATCTTTGAAGAATTAAGAACCGTTCTCTTAAAAGGAACCGGAgctaattttgttttataaaattagaataatatattctacattttggctacataaaataaaaagaggaaaaatttacaactacacatagaaaaatgtaaatatttaaTGAATAGAAGGAAACAAAGAGTAAAAGAACCGTTGAACCAATCAAGCAAGAAATTCCTACTACCAATGAATCCATTCAACAGTATTCCAGTTGaaataatgaataatattgaatgagaaaaaaaattatattttgttttaaacTGAATATTAAACGAGTCTTGCAAAGAATGGCTGCCATCAAAATGGTTTTTCCGAAGGATCCTCGTTTGTGGGTGTATCCTTTACTTGTTATGTACTTTATCCTGCTTTGGATTGAGTTACAGGTACGTGGGAGTTGTACGTgggtcgtttttttctttattccttctttttcttatcacAGTATTGCCAGCATATGGGAATACAAATTGCccctttttccaaatttatcATTGGAAACGTTATATACTTGCTTCCCCGCCTTGGCGTTCCCCCTTTAATGTTGTCCATTGCGGTGTTCGCGGcagattattttattttatgctactttattttatttcattcagCTTTATCctttcctattttattttattctattttattccttcgtTTGCAGAGCTTAAATGAGGCAACGCACATGGGGACCTTGGCAGGGACATACCCATCTGGGCGTTCAAGAAGTTTGTCCGAGTTGTCTCTCTTTTTAAATGATTTTTCACGCAGGGAGAACCAGCACATGAATGGGAATCACCACATTTCCAGAGATAGCCACAGTAGCAATAACCAGAAAAGTAACTCACACGGGGAGATGCACACATGGGGCAAATGGTCTGATACGAGTCTGCTTGACAGATCCGATGTGAATCTACTTGGCAGGTCCGATGAAAGTCTGTTTGACAGGTCCGATGAAAGTCTATTTGACAGGTCCGATATGGGGAATGATAGGGAGCCCTGCATTCAGGAATGTTATGAAGGCTACCCTCATCAAACTTATAGAAGCCACCCCCAGCAAACTTATGGAGGTTACCCTCAACAAAGTCATGGAGCCCATGCAAGGCAATACAGTGGGACTGCTTACCCCAATTGGAGGAATCGTATCCTAGACAAGTACAGACCAATGCTCCCATATGGTTGCGCCATCGAGGACATTTCGAAGGACCTCACAGATGAGTATATATTGAACATGCCCTACAAATTCCTCTTTCATTCTTGGCTTAGTAAAAGAAaggcatttattttatatttttacaatggGATCTACTTAGAAAGGAAGTACTACGTCATGGTGGACGACCTGAATAGATGGTTTTCGAGCGTAGCAGAAACCAATAATTTGCCACATGATTACAAGTTACAGTGGTGGGAAGAATGCAACAAAGCGCTCCTACACGACTTGGAATGTATCCAAAAGACATTTGACAATTTATTCCGCAACTTTGTtgctaaaagaaaaggaaaatatatatggactATACCATTTGAAAATCTACTACATGGTTTTTACAAGTTAACATATGGAAGTGTTGTCCAAAATAGGGTAAAGTGGATTACTATTTTGACCCAGAAGGTGAGAACCTACAGAGCGAGGGCAAACAGGAAGCACATTACTTAACAAAGATAAAAGGTTAAAGTTGGAACAAAAGGgcaaaggaaagaggagCGTTGTGGAGGATGGATCAACATTACCAATTATTCGATGATTTTGTGGCACAATGTAGATTTCTTCCTGATATTCCTGCCTTTTCCCTACATTTACATCCTAAGTGCGCCTAGGGGATGATtggttccctttccttcccccttttttttaatagcaATGATAAGCTCATGGCGTGTTGCAGCTTTTGCTCAACGGAAGACCACACTTGCATGATTGTAATAGcctatttattattacacCTATGTGTGGTTATACCCTTTTGTGATTACacctatttattattatacctaTTTGGGATGGCCTATTTGTGTGCGCGATGCGTTCAATTCTTTTTACCGTTTGGCCGTCGCATGCCGTAATCCACCCTTTGTGAATGGCCTAACACACTTTCatttaaattaaataattaacGCTATGACGCGACATCGTCGAaggataataatttttcattcgttGATCTTCCGCGCCGAAGACAAATGAAATATAACCACCCGTATGACATAGTGTTCCGTATATACCTACGCACATGTCCTCGCGGAGTTTATTTTGGAGAATTTTGACTAGTACACTTAAGGAATGCCACATGgggtcccttttttgctCGCGCACATTTCT encodes the following:
- a CDS encoding PST-A protein — encoded protein: MAKKESRDGKICLRGATRLDGTRKRDSLFNKDGLLLRSYGWLVRNAVGIIILIQGIKCHARLNFLRPNVEVVSDDNVIVKDENNYYLYEDSWVEYFNKNGYSVFGLDLQGHGLSDGWDNLKGNVKEFDDFAYDVMQYIRNIQDSINGSNGYDMGGSSPFPDDKICERTALPTYLVGISMGGNVALRMLQMLGKSSNRREGTGLHISGCISISPMITVKKLPSRNSFLFQHVYFPLSKCIADWFPTVRLINKYLYKKYPYVKYFIEYDKNRSKGGITCRFGYELLRTIDNLDNDIKHMPKDIPVLIIHSKEDILCC
- a CDS encoding SICA antigen — protein: MIIDIHLEVLDECQKGDLHSTKEDCFEILVQEFMGCEFMKEYFVSMESVPKEGVPMEQIPGLGREDFLPKEEVPCLDSGFTEEEFLPKEEVLKESVPEEDVPREAVQSSSSTSGSGSAFRV